The sequence TATGGAATGGAAATCAAGGTATCAACCCCTCAGTATACCGATATGTTAAATGTACATCTGAATACGACTCTAAAGCCATCAGAGGCCGAGTTTCTTCCCCAATATACGGACATGATGACCGCTTACCTTCGCCTTCTGCAAGAGAACAAGGCTCCCGTAATGTTGAACTTGTCACCATTGCAATATGTCCAAGAAAACAATTTGGACATCAACTTTGCATTCATGGATAAAAAGTCAAGCTACATTGTTAGGGACAATAATGGTCTGGTCTATGATAATGCGTTCGAATTCTTGTATGATTCATTCATTCCTATGGGCAATGAATAAAGCCGGGTATGATGACATGAAACTCGTTGTGACCTAGATAGGCTGGCCAACAGACGCGCTCTTGGTGGGTACGGTACCCAACGCCGAACGTTTCTACGGATCCCTCTGGCCTTACATAGCCAGTACCAGAGGGACGCCGTTAAAGCCTGGACTGAATGTCGATGTGTTTTTACATAGCCTGTCTGACGAGAACAAGTTGAGCCTCGACTGGGGACCCTTCCAGCGGCACTGGGGGATCTACCAGTTCAATGGGGAGCCAAAATTCAGGATTGATTTTACTGGAAAAGGCCGTGAAATATGGCCCAGCATCGCTAGGGGATTCACGTACATGCCTACAAGATGGTGCATTTTCAACGGGAACATGAGGGACAACAAGACGGTGAGTGATGAGGTAGACAAATGCTGTAACTTGGCTGACTGTTCTACCTTGAAAGAAGGAGGTTCTTGCGGCCACCTTGATTACAAACAGAAGGTCTCGTATGCGTTCAACAGGTATTTTCAGACATTGACGAATCAAACCGATATCTGCTACATGAAAGGATTTGGCAAGAAAGTTTACAAAGATCCTTCGGATGGTCGCTGCAGCTTTCCGATCGAGATCATTGCCGCAGAGAGAAAACAAAGGCTGGATGAGTTTTTAGGAGTAAGGTCCACTTCAGATGATCCGGAAGAGTATTATCCAGCAGCAGCGTCTGTCCCACGAGGGAATATGGTTTTGCAATTCACCATTCTTATCTTCTTTCCattattgattatatattgGCAACCTATCTTGTTCCTAAACTAAACTAAAATGCACTTGCTTTGTACTGTGTTTTTATTGAGAAacacaaaataataaatctaaaacATGTGAAactaaacaaaattaattcgaATAATTTTCATATCTTTTCTAGTTTCTCGTTCTAATCTACGACTACAAGTATTTAGTGTTTAAAACCAAAAACTATGGCAAAAATCTAACCGAAAGTAAGCAAAAAGTTATATACGGATTTAAATTTGAGATAGAAATAACtaatgtttaattttgatactcGCCGTCACTATCTTTTGGTGTTCACTGGATAGAATTTCGAAGTAACATAATAATCTGCAAATCACATGTAAACAACATTGAGCAAGTTCTGTATGACAAGCTCACTTGATAAACTGTTTGTACGAAGAATCTAAATCTTGATCATTGACCAAATGTGCATCTATTCCATCAATTGGAACGCTCACACTCTCTGAGAGGTTATATTTGTCAGTTTCCTTCATACATGTGTACATATATATTagtatgtcttttgtgagaGATATCACAGTACTTTATATGTGAACTCATAtctacaataataagtaataattttggcataaaaattaatagtttTTCATGAGTGATCAAAATAGGAGATTCGTCTCACGAAATTGAgtcgtgagaacgtctcacaaaaatttttgtgtatatattacatacatgaaatttttataGGCCGTTTAAATCTGTGTTATattatgattatgtattttatagtATTTTTATTAAGATCTCCTCCAATAATAAGTAGACGATcacatttaatttaatattttgaaaaataaagagaTGTTTGTTgttgtattaaaaattaaaaacacatATTTGATAAAAAATCGAATCAAActaattttatcaaatttgcGATGCAACCAAATCAAACTAAACCATCAATAATTAAAACCAAATCAGAGCAAATTTATGTTTCagctaatttattttttcaaataaaatatcttaattatttttaaacataattttaattttctaaactatttattattaataatatataaatagacACATACTTAGACCGGAACCAAATCACCGGTTGACGTTCGGTTTTCACTTCCCTATCTATCTGTGTGTTTTTTTCCCGAAAGGCGTCATTGACAATCATGCCTCCGAGACGAGAACACTGTAGGAATTTTCAGCGTGGAAGGTAAGCGTTTCGATTTTTCACTTGAACTACTTTTCGTTTTGCTGCGAAGCCAAAATAAACACAATTCAGCAAGATTAGAGTGTTCTATAATATCTtcgaaattttgtttttaaaaaaaaaaaaaaattgtagcaaGAATCAAGATCCTAATTTACGTTTGGAAACAAAGTGGAAGCCTTTTGATTTGTGATTTATATAACTTTTCAGTCCCTTTGCGGCTACCTTCATGTTTATGAACTAATTTTACCTTTGTTCTTCGATGGAGGGAATTGATTGTTTCTTCCGTGCTAGCTAGAAATTAGGTTGGATCATGATTTGTTTCATTTGCGAAACTCGAGGTCTTTTTCCCCATCAAATAGAGAGAATTTGAAAATGCCACATTAATCATGTGCTATGAAGAATTGGCGATTTCTATGATAGTTAACTGCGCTATCTGTTGTTCCTTGCAGTTGTCAATATGGAGACAGCTGTAAGTTTCTTCATGCTACCCCACAGCAATCAAAGACCAATCCTTTTGGATTTGGAGTTCAACAGCAGACGTCAAATCCTTTTAGTTTCAGTGTCCAGAGCAATAGTCATACTGGAGGGAGAAATGATTTTGGATCCAAAACAAATCAATTCAAGGTTCTTTCCTTCAGATTGCAGCTTCTTAGTGTTGTTCTTTTAGAATTATGATGGCGTCATATAAATGTTATGGAATAGGGACCTAGCTTATCtatcaattttatattttaaggtACCTAAATTGTTGTCCGTTGACATCTGGCATGTATTCACAGTCAGTTCATTGTTTCTTTGGCACCAGCCGTTTGAAAATAAATGGATCCGAGACTCCTCTGGAATCGCAAGTGGTGCCACTGCGTCACGGCAATCCAACGGTCAGCCGCAGGCAGCAAACCATAAGTGAGTGATTCTCCTATGTATTCActttttcaaagttttattcTTCAATGTTTCAAGTACATGTAACTCATGCATAATTAGTTGATTATTTGTTTGTTGCATTTGAAGGTGTGACAATCCTGAATCTTGCAAACAGATGATGGTGGAAGATTTCGAAAATGAGATGCCACAATGGAAGCTTACTTGTTATGGTCATAGAAGAAAGTATGTCGTGATTTACTGAATTCTGCGTAATATATCTAAGCTAGGGTCACATGAATCAtgataaaatagcttttgaaaactGTTTGCGAGTAAATAATTGTCATAATTATTTCTGCAGTGGACCTTGTGACATTGTGGGTGACATCAGCTACGAAGAGTTGCGTGGATTAGCATATGATGATGCTAAGCGAGGAATGGGCTTGCACTTTATTGTAAGACAATGTCCACTTGTTGAGTTGTCATATTGTCACCGAAGGATAATTATTCTCAAGGCTAACATAGTCCCGGTCCCAGAGTTCTAAAAAGTGACCAAAACAAAATCAGAAATCTGACAATAGCTAAGCAAAGTGAAATATGtccatattaaaaataattcaacttCTATTTTTGTTGTATTTATACGcaagcaaaaaataaaaattgcaaTGCTATCTTTTCTTTCCATCAAATATACTGGTCTGGTTTGGATTTCAAGTGATTTGAGAATAAGATTTTGAACTTGTCTGACTTCAAGGGATGTTGATAGAAGAGAAGAGCTGAGCTGGAGAATAAAAAAGTGGCTGCACCTCAGAATATTTCTGGATGAAGCTTTTAAAATGTTTACAAAGTTACATTTTACTAGTATTTTAGGGAAAATCCAAAACCAGCTTTTCATTGTTCTTGAATTAGCTCTATTTATATGTGGTGAGAGTGATGTTTCTTGGCTTCGTTACTAACTATTTGCTACTCTTATCATGAGACAGATTGACAGAGAGAAGAGTTTAGTGAACTCCAAGCTAGTTGAATTTCAAAACCTAGTACATAAACCTTACATGGTATCATCTGATGCTACACCAAGCGCGCAAAGAACTTTTGCTGGAACTAGTTCAAATGCTCTTAATGACAACATGTTTGTTTCTCGTCCGGTATCAAGTTTTAGTCAATTGAAGGCACCGCTGAATACACGGTCTGGAATGAGGCCTCCAGTCAGTTTGTTATTATCCTTTACACTTTGCTACTGTCAATCGATTGTAGGTCCTTTGACTTACATCCAAATTCTTTGTTGTCATGCTACGTCTAGGTCTGCTGGTTCGCCTAATTATGCCTTTGGCCAAGTAAGTCCACTGCGGAACACCAGTCAGCCATTTAGCATGTTTCAGGCTAGCAACATGCCTTTGGACAGTTCAGGTACCAATTTGGAGCAGTTTTATCCTGGTAAAGTAGTGTACTGGCTGAGGCCATTTTGTTTCTTTGGTGTTAGGAACCTTTGTCAACCAATTTCCTCGTCAAGCTGTGCAAAGTTCCTTCTCCTTCGGTTCAGCTCCCGCCAGCAACAGTGTAACGAATGCTAACTTGAATCCATTTTCaacttcatcaaaatcatcacaGATGGCAAATGTGGCTGATAGCAATATGAAATCTGTCTCCGGACAGTCCAGCATAAGCGCCCAGTAAGTTATGCCACCAGTATTAACTTTATGCTTGCAAACAAGAGAAATTTTATACATTCACCACTTGGTTTTTAAGGATGATATTCTTTGCAACTGAAAACCCTCTTGACTCTTGTGCAGTGATAACCTTCTCCAGGAAAATACTGATGTTGATCATAGCATATGGAATAAGACCGACTGGAAATGGAATGCTGGAGAGGTGAATAGTCAAATTATGCATTGTACATTGGTTAAATTTAGACGTTCTCGCTCTGGCGAGATTCATCGGGGATTTAAAATTAGACATCAACAAGAAAGATTTGAAACAGGGCACACATTTTGGTGCACAAGGCAACATCACATTCATGGAGAGAGAGAGGGGATGACAACCATTTCAGATATCATGTTTGCACAATTTATTGCTATTCTTGTGCCATATATCTGGATTGATAACACTTTGCACGGAATCTTTTCTAAGTTTATTTTGAGGTACTTATCAATCATTTATACTTTAATAGGAGATGAATGACAAGTgggataaataaatatacagtCCTTTGCTGGAAGTTTTGTAAATAAATTACTGTGGATATATGACTATGATCTCCATGCAAGCATTTTGTGAGCGCATGATTTTCGTCCAAAAAATTTGGTTTAAATCAAGCATAGTACTAGGTAATTCCAATGCATCTGGACTCATAAACACCATGGTCACTACGGACCTAATATATAGCTGCATTTTATCTTTCAGATTCCAGAAGACGAGCCTCCTAGCAGTTGTATCTACTAGAAGTGGCTAATCGGACGAAATCTATGGAATCGTCCTACTGATGCCTGCACCGCAGTTTCATGAACATTGGTCTTTACTGGATTCCCAATTTCTATGATTGTCATTCAAACCATGAATTCGAATCATATGCAGTATCCAGATGGAATCGGAAACTTGGAGAAATGTTGTCTAAAACCACCACAAGCTAGCTCTTGGTTGCATCATCTTCATCAATTATATGGAGGAGCACATGTACTGAATCTTATGTACATCCAATTAGAGTGTATACTGACTAAGCTTTTTTCTATACACATTTGGAAATTTATAATTCTTTAGTTTTTTAgattgaaaaatttataattcttgCACCACAATGAAAATTGCCTTATATAATCAGAAGGTAGAACTTGGAtggggtagaatagaaagttgatataGAAATTCGTGGAATGACACTCCTGTACATATAGACTGTGGTGAAGTCTTGGGTATCGGCTAtgttaaattcaaaaattaaatccttaaaaaaattgtgaacTTTTGGACAAGGGTTTGACGACATGCATGTTTTAGAAATTGTATTTAGTGCTTTTGAGGTGACTAGGTTTTCATTATGTTAGCGTTTGGTATTACTGTAAATTGGGTGTTTAGAAGGTTTAGGTGAAATAGTTTTATAGGAAGGAAATGTTTTACTTAAATAGCTTTCAAATAAAGGTGTAAGACAATTAATGCATAgcctttttatttaattcactgcTGAAGTTGCAGTTTCATAAGATTTTGACTTCTCTTCTAAAAAAGAGGTTGAATAATGacttgtaaaaaaataataaaatactcTTATTTTGTTATATGCTTTGCAAATGGGGTTTTTTTCTACTTAATATGCTCAAAGTAATAAAATTCATTCTCTTACCAAATTCATCTCATTCTCATATCAACAAATGTTAAATTTAGTTTATTTGCCACTCATCTATATGCTAGAGTAGCATGAAAACGTTAGATAATGTTGTATCTGAAGCCAAAATATTGTGGTCATTATCTTAAAATATTGTATTATACTAATTTCTATAATAATATAGCTTTTACATATTTATGAATTTAAAGTtataatgaaaatgaaatgatttttaaatttttttatatatatgttgattAGCTTGAGTATATGAATTGATTGCGGCACTGGATTGATGATAGTatcttatttaaattaaaaataaaaattattattaatacaCATTGAGAAATAAATAAACGAGTAAAATATTTTGGGCCTGTAGCAGGGACTTTCGAGTTTGGATCCAAGTGGCTCTTCGGCCCAAACCAAAAGTCTAAATTATTGAAGTGGGCATAGTGTTTGATCCAATTCAAGGGTCGCACAGTGGTGTAACGTCGATGGAGCCCCCGCCGTTCCAGGAAGTCTCTCGTTGTGACGTCTGCAAATGTAGTTTCACGGCCTTCCGTCGTCGGGTAGCTATTCTAATTCTTGCCCGTTTGAGTTGTGTTTCCGTGATTTAATGTTTTCATCCTTTTTCCCCCGATGATTTTCGCTTGGATGTACTGAATTGATTTCTTTGAACGTTGTTGATTTGATCTGCTGATGCTAATTGATTGGCGAATACAATAAAATGAAATTgtgaatgatgatgatgattatgttgGTCGCGGATATGTAAATCTGTTATGTTAGATTGTGCGAAATGGAGGATGGGAATCACGTGCTTGAATTCGGGAATGAAAGCGGAACTCTCACTGATGGTTAATGCATGTGGCTTTAGCTTTTGTATTTCTCGTTGCCCCTCGTCAAATGGAAGTGATACTTCcaagttcaaattttttttttgcctttcAGTTTGCTTTACTTCAGTaccttttttaaattattttctcaaGGGTGGATTCTAGTTCCTATGAAAACGACAAATTGAAACCTGGAAGGCCAAACTTTAGATAGTTC comes from Primulina huaijiensis isolate GDHJ02 chromosome 5, ASM1229523v2, whole genome shotgun sequence and encodes:
- the LOC140977324 gene encoding zinc finger CCCH domain-containing protein 16 isoform X2, translated to MPPRREHCRNFQRGSCQYGDSCKFLHATPQQSKTNPFGFGVQQQTSNPFSFSVQSNSHTGGRNDFGSKTNQFKPFENKWIRDSSGIASGATASRQSNGQPQAANHKCDNPESCKQMMVEDFENEMPQWKLTCYGHRRNGPCDIVGDISYEELRGLAYDDAKRGMGLHFIIDREKSLVNSKLVEFQNLVHKPYMVSSDATPSAQRTFAGTSSNALNDNMFVSRPVSSFSQLKAPLNTRSAGSPNYAFGQVSPLRNTSQPFSMFQASNMPLDSSGTFVNQFPRQAVQSSFSFGSAPASNSVTNANLNPFSTSSKSSQMANVADSNMKSVSGQSSISAHDNLLQENTDVDHSIWNKTDWKWNAGEIPEDEPPSSCIY
- the LOC140977324 gene encoding zinc finger CCCH domain-containing protein 16 isoform X1, with the protein product MPPRREHCRNFQRGSCQYGDSCKFLHATPQQSKTNPFGFGVQQQTSNPFSFSVQSNSHTGGRNDFGSKTNQFKPFENKWIRDSSGIASGATASRQSNGQPQAANHKCDNPESCKQMMVEDFENEMPQWKLTCYGHRRNGPCDIVGDISYEELRGLAYDDAKRGMGLHFIIDREKSLVNSKLVEFQNLVHKPYMVSSDATPSAQRTFAGTSSNALNDNMFVSRPVSSFSQLKAPLNTRSAGSPNYAFGQVSPLRNTSQPFSMFQASNMPLDSSGTFVNQFPRQAVQSSFSFGSAPASNSVTNANLNPFSTSSKSSQMANVADSNMKSVSGQSSISAHDNLLQENTDVDHSIWNKTDWKWNAGEGTHFGAQGNITFMERERG